A single genomic interval of Flavihumibacter rivuli harbors:
- a CDS encoding putative LPS assembly protein LptD encodes MSGLFALVLCLVTLLGFANYPENKNFYKSLTVLQTDTVPLQPNKDTVPVQVQKVDTLNVKVSADSLDAPVRYSASDSMVLEVPTKKITLYNKATTKYKDLDMSAYKIELDQPTQLVVATYTTDSLGQQQGKPHFVQGESNMDADSIIYNFKTQKGITKSTYTQQGEMFVYGERIKKVSVNDFYAQYGRFTTCNLDTPHFSFRTKKLKLVNKKVAVTGPIHPEFEGVPVPIYLPFGFFPLSSGRHSGILPPQFTANEQFGLGLEGLGYYKVLNDYFDLMIRGDIYSYGGYRAVLTPTYRKRYRYQGQLNLAYQSTRILSNSGKADFETNKSFNIRWNHSADSKARPGTTFQASVNAGSTQYNQFVGVNPNINFTNQLYSSIYYTKNWDNRFNLTLNAGHDQNSRTRLINIRLPEGSFTVNNFYPLQKKEFVGEPKWYEKLGIGLNSQFRNQVSFYDSAFSFSQLIDTLQWGAQHTVPITLALPALGPVQISPGMSYNERWYAQQFVRSWNPTKEGLDTSITKGFFTARDVAFSIALNTAIFGKFENFGKNSRIRAIRHVIRPSVSANYKPDLNGKDHYTTQIDTLGNKFRFSKYDGSLYGAFSEGTFGGMSFTLDNNLEMKVRDKKDTSAEAIKKVRLIDGFGISGSYNFLADSFKLSTFNVYLRSTLFEKVNFTASANIDPYKTDSRGFRIDEYAWSGGNFSLGRITSGNIAVSTSFRSKEKKKVEKAQDDLVKSGALPMTMDEQQAQLNYIRNNPAEFADFNIPWSLNVSFSLSFFSRLKNDYSGYQTELNSSINLSGDFNLTPKWKMGANTFYDFRSTSIQQLTMFLSRELHCWQLGINITPVGLYRSFNITINPKSGLLRDLRVNRSRYFYTQ; translated from the coding sequence TTGTCAGGGCTTTTTGCGCTGGTTCTTTGTCTGGTTACCCTTCTTGGCTTCGCTAATTATCCTGAAAACAAGAATTTTTACAAGAGCTTAACAGTCCTGCAGACCGATACCGTACCCCTTCAACCCAACAAGGATACTGTCCCTGTGCAGGTTCAAAAGGTGGATACCCTGAATGTAAAAGTGTCTGCCGACTCCCTGGATGCGCCTGTCCGCTATAGCGCCAGCGACTCCATGGTGCTGGAAGTGCCCACCAAGAAGATCACCCTGTACAACAAGGCCACTACCAAGTACAAGGATCTTGACATGAGTGCATACAAGATCGAACTGGACCAGCCCACCCAACTGGTGGTAGCCACCTATACTACCGATAGTTTGGGCCAGCAGCAGGGCAAGCCCCATTTCGTGCAGGGGGAAAGCAATATGGATGCAGACTCCATCATCTATAATTTCAAGACCCAGAAAGGTATCACCAAGAGCACTTATACCCAGCAGGGAGAAATGTTTGTGTATGGGGAAAGGATCAAGAAGGTATCGGTGAATGATTTCTATGCGCAGTATGGGCGTTTCACTACCTGTAACCTCGATACCCCTCACTTCTCCTTCAGGACCAAGAAACTCAAATTGGTCAACAAGAAGGTGGCGGTCACCGGACCGATCCATCCGGAGTTTGAAGGGGTTCCTGTTCCTATTTACCTGCCTTTTGGCTTCTTCCCCTTGTCATCGGGCAGGCATTCCGGTATCCTGCCACCGCAGTTCACGGCTAATGAACAGTTTGGTCTTGGTCTCGAAGGGTTGGGCTATTACAAGGTCCTGAACGACTATTTCGATTTGATGATCCGGGGTGATATTTATTCCTACGGCGGTTACCGTGCGGTGCTGACCCCCACCTACCGAAAGCGTTACCGTTACCAGGGGCAACTCAACCTCGCATACCAATCCACCAGGATCCTGAGCAATAGTGGCAAGGCTGATTTTGAAACCAACAAGAGTTTCAATATCCGCTGGAACCATTCCGCCGATAGCAAGGCAAGACCGGGTACTACTTTCCAGGCCAGTGTGAATGCGGGTTCTACCCAGTATAACCAGTTCGTGGGGGTGAACCCGAATATCAATTTCACTAACCAGTTGTATTCCTCCATCTACTATACCAAGAATTGGGATAACAGGTTCAACCTGACCCTTAACGCGGGTCATGACCAGAACAGCCGTACCCGGTTGATCAATATCCGCCTGCCGGAAGGTTCCTTTACCGTGAACAACTTTTATCCTTTGCAGAAGAAGGAATTTGTGGGCGAACCCAAATGGTATGAGAAACTGGGTATTGGTTTGAACTCCCAGTTCAGGAACCAGGTCTCTTTCTATGATAGTGCTTTCTCCTTCTCCCAATTGATCGATACCCTTCAATGGGGGGCGCAGCATACCGTTCCCATTACCCTTGCCTTGCCTGCGTTGGGGCCTGTCCAGATCTCCCCAGGCATGAGTTATAATGAGCGTTGGTATGCCCAGCAATTTGTACGTTCCTGGAATCCGACCAAAGAAGGCCTGGATACCTCCATTACCAAGGGCTTCTTTACGGCCAGGGATGTGGCTTTCAGTATTGCCTTGAATACAGCCATCTTTGGTAAGTTCGAGAATTTTGGCAAGAACAGCAGGATCCGGGCCATCCGCCACGTGATCAGGCCTTCGGTCAGTGCCAACTACAAACCCGACCTGAATGGGAAGGACCATTATACCACCCAGATCGACACCCTGGGAAACAAGTTCCGGTTCTCTAAATATGATGGAAGCCTGTATGGTGCTTTCAGCGAAGGAACATTCGGGGGCATGAGTTTTACCCTCGACAATAACCTTGAAATGAAGGTGAGGGATAAGAAAGATACATCAGCAGAAGCGATCAAGAAGGTCCGCCTGATCGATGGTTTCGGTATTTCCGGTAGTTATAATTTCCTCGCTGATTCGTTCAAGCTATCCACTTTCAATGTTTACCTGCGGAGTACCCTTTTTGAGAAGGTCAATTTTACCGCTTCCGCCAATATTGATCCCTATAAAACGGACAGCAGGGGATTCAGGATCGACGAGTATGCCTGGTCAGGAGGTAATTTTTCCCTTGGAAGGATCACGTCCGGAAACATCGCGGTATCTACTTCCTTCCGCAGCAAGGAGAAGAAGAAAGTTGAAAAGGCCCAGGATGACCTCGTGAAATCAGGGGCCCTGCCTATGACCATGGATGAACAGCAGGCGCAGCTGAATTATATCCGGAACAACCCGGCAGAATTTGCAGATTTCAATATTCCCTGGTCATTGAATGTATCCTTCTCCCTGAGTTTCTTTAGCAGGTTAAAGAATGATTATTCGGGGTATCAGACAGAATTGAATTCCAGCATCAACCTGAGCGGTGATTTCAACCTTACGCCCAAATGGAAGATGGGGGCCAACACTTTTTATGATTTCAGGAGTACCTCCATCCAACAGCTAACGATGTTCCTTAGCCGAGAATTGCATTGCTGGCAGTTGGGTATCAACATTACACCGGTTGGGCTTTACCGATCGTTCAATATCACCATCAATCCCAAATCAGGGTTGCTGCGCGACCTGAGGGTAAACAGGAGCCGGTATTTCTATACGCAATAA
- a CDS encoding N-acetylmuramoyl-L-alanine amidase family protein has product MMKRIKTLLHIVSAAVLFLNISQSLLAQGSSRNALRTVIIDPGHGGIDPGARGLFSTEAEVALQISMKLGKALEKEYPHIKFIYTRTSDALPGGATNVRQGLVNRANMANEAKGDLFISIHLNAAGQKAGGWYAKRIVGYKPKVVYTGSGKRRRKKTIQQPIYESYYVKNERVGTETYIWAADRSDDKSEFINMDEGGEAEIADSTNVLDLNSPEARIRAQLYTKFFFRNSALLASYVEDEFKTAGRKSYGVKQRNNKGIWVLQATGMPSILIETGFISNKEEEEYLNSEAGQEEVVNNIMAAFRRYKQEIENPRVTSRPAGK; this is encoded by the coding sequence ATGATGAAAAGAATCAAGACCCTATTGCATATCGTTAGTGCTGCGGTGCTTTTCTTAAATATTTCACAATCCCTATTGGCACAGGGATCATCCCGCAATGCCCTGCGTACAGTGATCATCGATCCGGGACATGGTGGTATTGATCCGGGTGCCCGCGGGCTTTTCTCTACAGAAGCCGAAGTGGCCCTGCAGATCAGCATGAAGCTGGGCAAGGCACTGGAAAAAGAATATCCCCACATCAAGTTTATTTATACCCGTACCTCCGATGCCCTTCCCGGCGGAGCCACCAACGTAAGACAGGGTTTGGTTAACCGCGCCAATATGGCCAATGAGGCCAAGGGCGACCTGTTCATCAGCATCCACCTGAATGCAGCAGGCCAGAAAGCCGGAGGATGGTATGCCAAAAGGATTGTCGGGTATAAACCAAAGGTGGTGTATACCGGCTCCGGCAAACGCAGGAGGAAGAAGACCATCCAGCAGCCCATCTATGAATCCTACTATGTGAAGAACGAAAGGGTTGGAACGGAAACCTATATCTGGGCAGCAGACCGCAGCGACGATAAAAGCGAATTCATCAACATGGATGAAGGTGGTGAAGCGGAAATTGCCGACTCCACCAACGTGCTTGACCTGAACTCCCCTGAAGCCAGGATCAGGGCCCAGTTGTACACCAAGTTCTTCTTCCGTAACTCCGCCCTCCTGGCCAGTTATGTAGAAGATGAATTCAAAACCGCAGGAAGGAAAAGCTATGGGGTGAAGCAAAGGAATAACAAAGGTATCTGGGTGTTGCAGGCAACCGGCATGCCTAGTATCCTGATCGAAACCGGATTCATCTCCAATAAGGAGGAAGAAGAATACCTCAATAGCGAAGCCGGACAGGAAGAAGTGGTGAACAACATTATGGCCGCCTTCCGCAGGTACAAACAAGAAATTGAAAATCCCAGGGTTACTTCCCGGCCAGCAGGGAAATAA
- a CDS encoding MlaD family protein — translation MKISNETKIGVMAAVAITFLILGFNFLKGKNLFDKNHKIYAVFPKVNGLANSNPVLINGLQVGMVYSMQEKSRNIGDGIIVTINLARDINIPSNSVAYISQDLLGGATLIIEPGNSTAFLADGDTLGTKVVVGLMDEVKGNINPAIKTLDGTLQSLDSLVEVAGTYFDPATKKNFHQIVSNLTAASNALNKLMNAQNSALNQSLANVNTITANLAGNNEKINSTLDNVEKATGKLANAELESTIAELKKSIEGLNTLLAKANSRDGSLGLLINDPKLYNNLTNTTRSLNILLDDFKTHPKRYVNVSVFGKKDKSTPLSAPLNDSTNAPQQQ, via the coding sequence ATGAAAATTTCCAACGAAACGAAGATTGGTGTAATGGCCGCTGTGGCGATCACCTTCCTGATCCTGGGATTCAATTTCCTGAAAGGGAAGAACCTGTTCGACAAGAACCATAAGATCTATGCCGTATTTCCAAAGGTGAACGGCCTGGCCAATTCCAACCCTGTCCTCATCAATGGATTGCAGGTAGGCATGGTGTATAGTATGCAGGAAAAATCCCGAAATATTGGAGATGGCATCATCGTTACCATCAACCTTGCCAGGGATATCAACATCCCCAGCAATTCGGTAGCCTATATTTCACAGGACCTTCTCGGTGGGGCCACCCTCATCATCGAACCGGGGAACAGCACCGCTTTCCTTGCGGATGGCGATACCCTTGGCACTAAAGTAGTAGTGGGACTAATGGACGAAGTAAAGGGAAATATCAACCCCGCCATCAAAACGCTGGACGGCACCTTGCAATCATTAGATTCACTGGTGGAAGTAGCCGGCACTTATTTTGATCCCGCAACCAAAAAGAATTTTCACCAGATCGTCAGCAACCTCACTGCAGCATCCAATGCGCTGAACAAGTTGATGAACGCCCAGAACAGTGCATTGAACCAGTCACTCGCCAATGTGAATACCATCACCGCCAACCTTGCGGGCAATAACGAAAAGATCAACAGCACGCTGGATAATGTGGAGAAAGCCACTGGCAAGCTGGCCAATGCAGAACTTGAAAGCACCATTGCGGAATTGAAGAAATCCATTGAAGGCCTCAATACCCTGCTGGCGAAAGCCAATAGCAGGGATGGATCACTCGGCCTGTTGATCAATGATCCCAAATTATACAACAACCTCACCAATACTACCAGGAGCCTGAACATCCTGCTGGATGATTTCAAGACCCATCCCAAGCGCTATGTGAATGTGTCTGTATTTGGAAAGAAAGATAAGAGCACCCCACTATCAGCTCCATTGAATGATTCAACCAATGCTCCACAGCAACAGTAA
- a CDS encoding OstA-like protein has translation MIQPMLHSNSKMREGKKLLTLLMGLFLFMAARAQVRIMAANDSSQLVIIKKADRLRYEKRDSLTEYQMLAGNVVLQQENTLFYCDSAVFNRKDNLIEAFGNVHINDADSIHTYSQYLIYYGNTKKAYLKKNVRLTDGKGVLTTNELEYDTQTKIGTYTKGGKVVNGKTVLTSEEATYYGDMKDVYFKKNVNLKDPQYILHADSLLYNTDTQIATFITQTFIQDTSNRNITTSEGYYDMKNKLARFGKRPVIKDKGTTVIGDEVGFDDNTGESFARGNAVFRDSAQGIAIIANDINANKKKNTLLATQNPILIIQQDKDSIYVTADTLFSGRLTDMANYDRTFLNKDTIKDATVISPSDTTNRNRFFQAYHHVRIFSDSLQAVADSLFYSGVDSVFRLFQQPIVWASGSQVTGDTIYLYTRNKDPERVYVFENGMVINRTEAGYYNQLRGNTLNGYFKDGAIDNMRAKGSAESIYYAQDDQQAYVGVNRATADVIDIFFLNKELNKVVFRSEVNGTMTPFGQVNHDEMKLRSFQWLEKRRPKTRFELFEAPQTQ, from the coding sequence ATGATTCAACCAATGCTCCACAGCAACAGTAAGATGAGGGAAGGAAAAAAGCTACTGACTTTATTGATGGGCCTCTTCCTGTTCATGGCAGCCAGGGCCCAGGTCCGCATCATGGCAGCCAATGACAGCTCGCAACTGGTGATCATTAAAAAGGCAGACCGCCTCAGGTATGAGAAGCGCGACAGCCTCACGGAATACCAGATGCTGGCAGGGAACGTGGTGCTGCAGCAGGAGAACACCCTGTTCTACTGTGACAGCGCGGTATTCAACCGAAAGGATAACCTGATAGAGGCATTCGGCAATGTGCATATCAATGATGCAGACAGCATCCATACCTATTCCCAATACCTCATCTATTACGGGAATACCAAGAAGGCCTACCTGAAAAAGAATGTACGACTGACCGATGGCAAAGGTGTGCTTACCACCAATGAACTCGAATACGATACCCAGACCAAGATCGGTACCTATACCAAAGGCGGGAAGGTGGTGAATGGCAAGACCGTACTGACCAGTGAGGAAGCCACTTACTACGGGGACATGAAGGATGTATACTTCAAGAAGAATGTTAACCTTAAGGATCCTCAGTATATCCTCCACGCAGATTCCCTTTTGTATAATACCGATACACAGATCGCCACCTTTATTACCCAGACCTTTATCCAGGACACCAGCAACCGTAATATCACGACATCTGAAGGTTATTACGACATGAAGAACAAGCTGGCCCGCTTTGGGAAAAGGCCGGTGATCAAGGACAAGGGAACCACAGTGATTGGCGATGAGGTTGGTTTCGATGACAATACTGGCGAAAGTTTTGCCAGGGGCAATGCAGTATTCAGGGATTCGGCACAGGGCATCGCCATCATTGCCAATGATATCAATGCCAACAAAAAAAAGAATACCCTGCTGGCCACGCAGAACCCGATCCTGATCATCCAGCAGGATAAGGATTCCATCTACGTAACAGCGGACACCTTGTTTTCCGGCAGGCTAACCGATATGGCCAACTATGACCGTACCTTCCTGAATAAGGATACCATCAAGGATGCCACCGTGATCAGTCCATCGGATACCACTAACCGAAACCGGTTCTTCCAGGCCTATCATCATGTGCGCATCTTTTCCGATTCCCTGCAGGCCGTTGCTGACAGCCTTTTTTATTCAGGCGTGGATTCCGTATTCAGGCTTTTCCAGCAGCCCATCGTATGGGCCTCAGGAAGCCAGGTGACAGGCGATACCATTTATTTGTATACCCGTAACAAGGATCCGGAAAGGGTTTATGTATTTGAGAACGGCATGGTCATCAACCGCACTGAAGCAGGGTATTATAACCAGCTCAGGGGCAATACACTGAATGGCTATTTCAAGGATGGTGCCATTGATAACATGCGGGCCAAAGGATCGGCAGAAAGCATCTATTACGCCCAGGATGACCAACAGGCCTATGTGGGGGTGAACAGGGCGACTGCCGATGTGATCGACATCTTTTTTCTCAATAAGGAGCTTAATAAAGTAGTGTTCAGGAGCGAGGTAAACGGTACCATGACCCCCTTTGGCCAGGTGAACCACGATGAGATGAAATTGAGGAGTTTCCAATGGCTGGAAAAGAGGAGGCCAAAGACCAGGTTTGAATTGTTTGAAGCGCCGCAAACGCAATAA
- the nhaA gene encoding Na+/H+ antiporter NhaA has protein sequence MAAFPRLRKIIRKGLISPIQEFIKDSRAVGITLLACTLLSLFLANSNWSATWIGYIEKELHFPEWLHVPHSVLHWINDGLMTIFFFLVGMEIKRELLDGELSSFKKAILPAAAAIGGMIVPALVYVAFNANTEYHAGWGIPMATDIAFSLGVASLLGSRVPVTLKVFLMALAIIDDLGAILVIALFYGGDISWNFLLYAALVVIALELINRFRLHHWLVTVLGGILIWYCIFNSGIHATIAGVITALLVPLDKLPDYEHALHDPVNFLILPLFALANTAIVIPGNFTEAVTTTLSWGVLLGLVLGKPIGISLFSWLAVKTGLGEKPEGSNWTQLIGMGALAGIGFTMSIFITMLAFTDVIHQDIAKLAVLIGAVVSVVLGLLLLSRGKANPS, from the coding sequence ATGGCTGCATTTCCAAGACTCAGGAAGATCATCCGCAAAGGACTGATCAGTCCGATCCAGGAATTCATTAAGGATAGCCGCGCAGTTGGCATCACCTTGCTGGCATGCACCCTGCTATCCCTCTTCCTCGCCAACAGCAACTGGAGTGCAACCTGGATAGGCTATATAGAAAAGGAACTGCATTTCCCTGAATGGTTACATGTGCCCCACAGTGTGCTGCACTGGATCAATGATGGCCTGATGACCATTTTCTTTTTCCTGGTAGGCATGGAGATCAAAAGGGAACTATTAGATGGTGAATTGTCTTCTTTCAAGAAAGCCATCCTGCCGGCCGCAGCAGCCATCGGTGGCATGATCGTTCCAGCCCTGGTCTATGTAGCTTTCAATGCCAATACAGAATACCATGCCGGCTGGGGAATACCCATGGCCACAGATATTGCCTTTTCCCTTGGGGTAGCTTCCCTATTGGGCTCAAGGGTTCCTGTAACCCTCAAGGTCTTCCTGATGGCACTGGCCATTATTGATGACCTCGGAGCCATTTTGGTGATCGCACTCTTTTATGGTGGCGATATTTCCTGGAACTTTTTATTGTATGCCGCCCTCGTAGTCATTGCCCTGGAATTGATCAACCGGTTTCGCTTACACCATTGGTTGGTAACTGTACTGGGTGGAATCCTGATCTGGTATTGCATCTTCAATTCCGGTATCCACGCCACCATTGCAGGTGTAATAACCGCCTTGCTTGTTCCGCTGGACAAACTACCTGATTATGAGCATGCCCTTCATGACCCGGTCAATTTCCTGATCCTCCCCTTATTTGCATTGGCCAATACTGCGATTGTCATCCCCGGAAATTTCACCGAAGCAGTGACCACTACCCTAAGCTGGGGTGTCCTGCTCGGACTGGTCCTGGGAAAACCCATCGGTATCAGCCTCTTCTCCTGGCTGGCCGTTAAGACCGGCCTGGGCGAAAAACCGGAAGGCAGTAACTGGACCCAACTGATCGGAATGGGTGCCCTGGCGGGAATAGGTTTTACCATGTCCATCTTCATCACCATGTTGGCGTTTACGGATGTCATTCACCAGGACATCGCTAAACTGGCCGTCCTGATCGGTGCCGTAGTGTCAGTTGTATTGGGTCTACTGCTGCTCTCCAGGGGCAAGGCCAATCCATCCTGA
- a CDS encoding DeoR/GlpR family DNA-binding transcription regulator, translating into MLKKERQALILKQVNLHNRIFSTQLCEEIRVSEDTIRRDLLELASEGKIIKVHGGALSCSFAINNWNQDEVYSSDKKKTIAAKAAALIEDGMFVLTSGGTTIIELAKALPPDLKATFVCGSLPVLLEYMNHPNIEVIVVGDKLSKSARITSGSQAIEQVRSIKADLCFLGINAIDLAWGLTDNEWEVVLLKKAMVESARKVVGLTISEKINTCQPLSIGPVEDLDYLVTELPPGDALLEPYANKGITII; encoded by the coding sequence ATGTTAAAGAAGGAAAGACAGGCACTGATTTTAAAGCAGGTTAACCTCCATAACAGGATCTTTTCGACCCAGTTGTGCGAGGAGATCAGGGTGTCTGAAGATACCATCCGCCGCGATCTCCTTGAACTGGCCAGCGAAGGGAAGATCATTAAAGTGCATGGAGGGGCCCTCTCCTGCTCCTTTGCCATCAATAACTGGAACCAGGACGAGGTCTATTCTTCCGATAAGAAGAAAACCATCGCCGCCAAGGCTGCGGCCCTTATCGAAGATGGCATGTTCGTACTGACTTCCGGCGGGACTACCATCATTGAACTGGCCAAGGCGCTTCCCCCTGACCTGAAGGCCACATTTGTCTGCGGTAGCCTTCCTGTACTGCTCGAATACATGAACCATCCCAATATTGAAGTGATCGTGGTCGGTGATAAACTTTCAAAGTCTGCCCGCATCACCTCTGGTAGCCAGGCCATTGAACAGGTCAGGTCCATCAAAGCCGACCTATGCTTCCTGGGCATCAATGCCATTGACCTTGCCTGGGGACTTACAGATAACGAATGGGAAGTGGTGCTGCTGAAGAAGGCCATGGTAGAATCGGCCAGGAAGGTAGTTGGGTTGACCATTTCAGAGAAGATCAATACTTGCCAGCCACTATCGATCGGCCCGGTGGAGGACCTGGATTATTTAGTCACGGAGCTACCTCCCGGGGATGCCCTGCTGGAGCCATATGCCAATAAAGGAATAACGATCATATAA
- a CDS encoding outer membrane protein assembly factor BamB family protein encodes MLTKRLLPLLLLLAGLNAIALGQAVRFAFLTDLHVSPGIESEANLEEIVRDINQQAFDFVVITGDITNTGSNAELQSVHRILGKLQPAYHILPGNHETNWSESAGNTYLQLWKADRFSFSYKDYFFVGFNTGPYLKMGDGHVKQEDLVWLRQELTNKKPANAKLISLAHYPLGDGLDNWYEVTGILKEHQALLALCGHGHRLSVHNFDGITGIMGRSSLPKGTDGVGYNIVSLWGDSVLIEEKLVNQEKPRLFYRSALNTGSIATIKVNGKLPDYSINKTYPAHQPDYIFQDSSSIFSAPVIAGKNRIAIGNSTGKLTAINTRSKKELWSINLERTLYATPAYSNDRIVIGTTTGELSCFEASSGRKYWTTAIKAPIIGEAVIEQDRIFIGAGSGSFYCIDLNTGKVIWENRDFTGQLQARPAISNEVIVVGAWDTFLHCIDKATGTTRWKWNNGNSQKLYSPGNVVPAIYSDKVFIVAPDRYMTAIDIRTGQTVWRNNQYKVRESMGQSRDGQTIYAKLMNDSIIAVPALDSSFHIKWATNARFGYEHNPCPIRSYNGYVYAGTKNGELIVLHEAGGELAWKYKVGNAAINGIVQDRNKRIWVTTTEGKLIRF; translated from the coding sequence GTGTTAACGAAAAGATTGCTGCCATTACTACTCCTGCTTGCAGGCTTGAATGCCATTGCCCTGGGGCAAGCTGTCCGTTTTGCCTTTCTGACCGACCTGCATGTCAGCCCCGGTATCGAAAGCGAAGCCAACCTGGAAGAGATCGTCAGGGACATCAACCAACAGGCCTTCGACTTTGTGGTGATCACCGGCGACATTACCAATACCGGTTCCAACGCAGAACTACAGTCCGTTCACCGTATCCTGGGAAAACTACAGCCCGCTTATCATATCCTTCCAGGCAACCACGAAACCAACTGGTCGGAAAGTGCGGGCAACACCTACCTCCAACTCTGGAAGGCAGACAGGTTCTCCTTTTCCTATAAGGACTATTTCTTTGTCGGCTTCAATACCGGTCCCTACCTTAAGATGGGTGATGGCCATGTGAAGCAGGAAGACCTGGTATGGCTACGGCAGGAACTCACCAATAAGAAACCAGCCAATGCCAAACTCATCTCTCTTGCCCATTATCCTTTGGGTGACGGGTTAGACAACTGGTATGAGGTCACCGGCATCCTGAAAGAACACCAGGCATTACTCGCGCTCTGTGGTCACGGCCATCGCTTGTCGGTCCATAATTTCGATGGCATTACCGGCATCATGGGAAGGTCGAGCCTTCCGAAAGGCACTGATGGAGTAGGCTACAATATCGTTAGCCTTTGGGGCGACAGCGTATTGATCGAAGAAAAACTGGTCAACCAGGAAAAGCCCAGGCTGTTCTACCGCTCAGCACTCAATACCGGCAGTATCGCCACTATTAAGGTGAATGGCAAACTGCCCGACTATTCCATCAATAAGACCTACCCGGCCCACCAACCGGATTATATTTTCCAGGATTCATCCAGCATTTTCAGCGCACCGGTGATAGCCGGCAAGAACAGGATCGCAATAGGCAATTCAACCGGCAAACTAACGGCGATCAATACCCGCAGTAAAAAAGAATTATGGTCCATAAACCTGGAAAGAACATTGTATGCGACGCCCGCCTATTCCAATGATAGGATCGTGATCGGGACCACAACCGGGGAACTGTCCTGCTTCGAGGCTTCCAGTGGCCGGAAATACTGGACCACCGCTATCAAAGCCCCCATCATAGGCGAAGCTGTCATTGAGCAGGACAGGATATTTATTGGAGCCGGCAGCGGCAGTTTTTACTGTATTGACCTGAATACGGGGAAGGTCATCTGGGAGAACCGGGACTTTACCGGGCAGTTACAGGCCAGGCCTGCCATCAGCAATGAAGTAATTGTAGTGGGGGCATGGGACACCTTCCTGCATTGCATAGACAAGGCAACCGGAACCACCCGCTGGAAATGGAACAATGGCAACAGCCAGAAACTTTACTCACCGGGAAATGTGGTACCTGCCATCTACTCGGATAAGGTCTTCATCGTTGCCCCCGATCGCTACATGACGGCAATCGACATCCGTACCGGACAAACAGTGTGGCGCAACAACCAATACAAAGTAAGGGAGTCCATGGGCCAGAGCAGGGATGGCCAAACCATTTATGCCAAGCTCATGAACGACAGCATCATTGCCGTTCCGGCATTGGACAGCAGCTTCCATATCAAATGGGCCACCAATGCCAGGTTCGGCTATGAACACAACCCTTGCCCAATTCGATCATATAACGGTTACGTATATGCGGGAACTAAGAACGGCGAGCTGATCGTCCTGCATGAAGCAGGCGGTGAACTGGCCTGGAAATACAAAGTGGGCAATGCCGCCATCAATGGCATTGTACAGGACCGCAACAAAAGGATCTGGGTCACTACTACAGAAGGAAAACTCATTCGATTTTAA